CATCGCCCCCTGGCTGGCGACCAAGACCCGGCAGGAGATCTTCCAGGCCGGCCAGGCCAGGGGCCTGGCCTTCGGCTACGTGGCCAGCCTGCCCGAGGTCCTGGCGCTGCCCCAGCTGGCGGCCCGGGGCTTCTTGACGCCCACACCGGACGGCCGCGGCGGCATCCCTCCGTACGCCGGCGCGCCCTTTGTCCTCTCCGCTACCCCCTGGCAGCAGGGCCGGGCGCCGTTTCTGGGCGAGCACACCCGGCCAGTGCTGGCCGGGATCCTGGGGCTGACCGCGGCCGAGATCGAGGCGCTGGTGGCGGCCGGGGTGGCGGCCGGGCCGGTGGGAACGGGGGGCTTCTCTCACCCCGGCCATCCCTCGCTGGCTCCTCCTTCCCCCAGCGGGGGGAGGTTGGGGAGGGGGGCTGCGCCATTGTCCCATGTCACTGGCGGGCCCCTGGCCGGCATCCGCATCCTGGACCTCACCCACAGCTGGGCCGGCCCCCACGGCACCCGCATCCTGGCGGATTGCGGGGCCGAGGTGATCAAGATCGAGTACCTGCCCCGGCTCTGCCTCCTCCGGGGGGGCATCGTCGCGGGCGGGATGTACAACCAGCGGCCCATGTGGCGGCAGGTGAACCGGGGCAAGCGCTCCATCACCCTGGATCTGGACGATCCCCGGGACCGGGCCAGCTTCCTCGACCTGGTGCGGCTGGCCGACGTGGTGGCCGAGAACAGCCGCGGCGGGGTACTGGCGCGCCGCGGCCTTGACTACACGGGCCTCGCCAGGGTAAAGCCGGATATCATCCTCCTGTCCATGGCGGCCTTCGGCCACAGCGGCCCCTGGGCCGGCTATGCCGGCTACGGCGCCACCATGGAGGCCCTGAGCGGGCTGGCGACGCTCACCGGCTACCGGGACGGCAGCGGCCCCAAGCGGATCCGGGAGCTGGACGTGGCCAACGGCATCTGCGGCGCGGCCGCGGTGCTGACCGCCCTGGCGCACCGGGACGCCACCGGTCGCGGCCAGTGGATCGATCTGTCGCAGCTGGAAACCGCAGCCCACGCCCTGGTGGGCGAGCATCTTCTGGAATACGCCATGACCGGCCGCCTGCCCGAGCCCCGCGGCAACCGCCACCGCTTCTTCGCCCCCAGCGGCTGCTATCCGTGCGCCGGCGAGGACCGCTGGGTGACGCTGGCGGTGCGCAGCGATGCGGAGTGGCAGCGTCTGGGTGAGGTCCTGGGGGAGGCGGCCTGGGCCGGCCAGGAGCACTTCGCCACCGCCGCCGGCCGCATGGCGCGGCACGACGAGATCGATCGCCGGCTTGCCGCCTGGACCAGGGCCCGCTCGCCGCGGGAGGCCATGACCATCCTCCAGCAGGCGGGGATTGCGGCCGGCGCCGTGTCATCAGTGGCGGATCTGGCCGCCGATCCCCACCTGGCAGCCCGGGGCTTTTTTGCCCCCGCCGCGGCAGGGGACGGCCAGCGCTACCCCGGCAATCCGATCCGGCTGGGCCGTGGCGGCAGCCCCATTTCCTGGCCGGGACCGGATCTCGGCCGCGACAATGCCCATGTCTTCGGCACCCTCCTGGGCCGCCCCCCGGCAGAGATCCCGGTGGTGCGCGAAGACCGCATCGGCACCGCCCTCGACCCCTGACCATGACTCCCATTCCCATTCTTCCCATAACTCCCATGCTTCCCATGCTTCCCATGGCCAGGGGCCAAGAACCTGGGAGCTATGAGACTTCTGGGAATTATGGGAAGAATGGGAAGAGAACAACCCGCTTGCGAGGCCTGGCATGGAACTGGCGCTCCGGGAAGACCTGACAGCGGCCAGCCCGACACTGCCGCTCCGGAGGCGGCATTTCGCCCCCGTCGTGGTAGGCGGCTGGGGGGATGCCCAGAACACCTATGTCCACGCCATGGCCTGGTTTCAGGACCATCTCTATGCCGGCGTGACCAGGAACGCCTTGAACGGCGTGCGGCCATACCCCCGCAGCGAGGCGATGGCCATCTACCCGGTGAAGGTCCCGGACATCCAGTGGGACCTGGACTGGCGGGCGCCGATCTGGCGCTATGCGCCGGCAGCCGGCACCTGGGAGCGGGTCTTTGTCTCGCCCATGGCCATGGGTAGCCGGGGCTTTCCGGTGCCCCGCCAGTGGGGCTACCGGAACATGGCGGTGTTCCAGGGCAGAAGCGATCCGGCGCCGGCCCTCTACGCCGTGTCCTGGGGCTCGCACATGGGGCCCGGGCCCCACGTGCTCCGCTCCCTGGACGGCTGCCAGTTCGACGAGGTGGGGGACGAGGCCCTGAAGAGGATCGGCGCCACCACCCTGCGGGGCCTGGTGTCCTTCAAGGGCCGCCTGTTCACCTCGCCGGCTGCCCGCTGCGGCGGCACCGACACCGGCACCCACGACGTGCCCATCATCCTGGTCAGCGAGGACCCGGCGTGCGGCGCCTGGCACCAGGCCTGCCCGCCCTGCTTCGGCGATCCCAACAACATCGCCGTCTCGGTGATGGCGGCCAATGGCCATTATCTGTACGCCGGCACCATGAATCCGGTGGCTGGCTACCAGATCTGGCGCACCGCGGCGGAGGGCCCGCCGCCGTACCGCTGGGAGCCGGTGATCATCCGGGGGGCCTTCCGGGGCAACCTCAACGAGGCGGCGGCCACCCTGTGTCCCTTCCGGGGCAGCCTGTACGTGGGCAGCGGCATCTACAACCTGGGCTTCGACCGCATCCACGGGGTGGGACCGGGCATGCCGGAGCTTATCCGTATCCATCCGGACGGCTCCTGGGAGCTGGTGGCCGGCGAGCCCCGGAATACCCCCCAGGGGGTGAAGACGCCATTGAGCGGCATGGGGGCCGGGTTCAACAACCCCTTCGTGGGCTACATCTGGAGCATGTGCGAGCACCAGGGCTGCCTGTATCTCGGCACCGCCAACTGGTCGAGCTGGCTCCTGTTTACCCGGGACGAGATCTGGGACGAGCACATCGCCCGCCACTTGCCCTCCGTGGACCGGGACGCCCTGCTGGCCCATTTCGGGGGCTTCGAGCTGTGGCGCTCGCCGGATGGTGCGCGCTGGGAGGCCGTCACCCGCAACGGCTTCGGCAATCCGTACAACGTCGGGGTGCGCACCATGGTCTCCAGCCCGGCCGGGCTCTTCATCGGTGTCGTCAACCAGTTCGGCGAGGAGGTGGCGGTGCGGCGCACCGCCGGCTGGCGCTACGAGTCCAACCGGCAGGGCGGGGTGGAGGTCTGGCTGGGCCGCCACGACCGGCGGCCGGCGCGACCGGAGGTGGTGGTGCCTGGCCGGCAGGCGCTGCCCTGGCCGGAGGCGCAGCTGGACGACTACTGGCTCCTGCTGCCCGGGGTGAGCGAGCGCCATCTGGGCCTGGTGACCCGCTTCTACGAAGGCAGCGGCTGGCACGCCACCGGGTTCTGGCGCCCGGGTGGGCGCTCGGCCCGGGAGGCCTGCGAGAATCTCCTGGAGGAGCTGCTGGCGTTCTTCCGGCAGGAGCCGGAAGGCCGGGAGCCCCGCTATCCCAAGCCGGAGGAGGTGGCGGCCTGGATGGCCGCCCGCTCCGCCCGGCCGTGGGAGGACTACCAGGCGGAGCGCACCGCCTTGAGCTGCGAGCGGGTTCTCGATGTGGGCTGCGGCCTGGGCAGCTCCACCGGTTATCTGAGCCGCTATTTTGCGGCGGACGGCCTGGTCGGCGTGGCCGCCGGCAAGAAGGCCGCGGCGGTGTGCCGCCGCCGGTTCCCGGGCTTGCGCTTCGTGGCCGGCCGCTGGCCCCGGCTGCCTTTTGGCCGGGATGCCTTTGACAAGGCGGTCTGCCTGGAGGGCCTGGCGGCCGGGGGCAGCCGCCGGCGGCTCCTGGCCGAGATTTGGCGGGTCTTGGCGCCCGGCGGCCTGCTGGCCTTGGCCGACCTGCTCCGGCCGGCCTCCGGCAACGAGCCCCGGTCTGCCGAGGAGCTGGCCGCCCTTCTCGAGGAGATGGGCTTCCAGGAGGTGCGGGTGGCCGACGTCACCAGCCGGACCAGCGAGCGCCTGCGGGTCCAGGCATTGCGCTTTTTCCATCTGGAGGCCGTGCTCAAGGGTGCCACCGGGGACGAGGTGGCGGATTTTCTCGCCGGTCTGCCGGGGGGGAGCGGCGAGACCCGCCGCTTTCTCATCGGCTGCGGCCGGAAGGGGGAGGCTGCGCCGGGCGGCCGGCCAGGCCCGGGCTCCGTCATCCGCGGGCTGTTCGGAAGGGGGTAACGACCATGGACGAGACCTTTCTGCCCCGCATCAAGCGGCTAGGCCACGGCCCCCAGACCCGCCTTGCCCTGGCGGTCGCCCTGGTGGAGCAGGGGGATGCCGCGGCGGCCATGGCGGAATGCCAGGCGGTGCTGCGCTGGAGCGACCGGTATGCCCTGGCCCATTTCGTGCTGGCCGGCATCTACTCCGATCTGGGCCGCTATGACGAGGCCCTGACCAGCTCTGCCCGGGCCCTGGCCTTCGACCAGGGCATCACCGAGGCGCACCGCCTGCGCTCGTACATCCTGGCCGAGACCGGTCACTACCCCGAGGCCCTGGCCGAGCGCCAGGCGGCCCTGGCCCTGGACCCGGAGAACGCCCTGGACCACCACCGGCTGGGGGAACTGCAGTTGGCGATGGGCCAGAACAAGGCGGCCCTGGCCAGCTTCCGGGAGGCCGCCCGCTTGAACCCGCAGATGGCCGTGGCCTACTTCGGCATCGCCAACGCCCATCTGCGCCACGAGGAGGAGGAGGCCATCGCCGCCCTGGAGACGGCTCTGCGCATCAGCCCCGGCTTTCCCAAGGCCCATCTGCTCCTGGGCGACATCGCGGCAAGCCGTGGCGATCATGGGGGCGCCATCCGCCATTACCGGGACGCCCTCAGCCTCAACCAGCGCCAGGCCGAGCCCCACTTCCGCCTTGGCGAGCTGCACTTCCACCTGGGCCGCTTTCCCACCGCCCTGGTGGAGTACCGGCTGGCCCTGGTCATCAAGCCCCGCTACGCCCCGGCCCACCACCGCCTGGGGAATGTCTACTTCCGCCTCGGCCACTACGATCTGGCCATCCGCCAGTACGAGGCAGCCCTGACCCACAACCCCAACCTGGCCGCGGCCCGGGCCGACACCGGCGATGCCCTCCTGGCCCTGGGCCGCTGGCAGGAGGCCATCGACCACTACCGGCGGGCCCTGGCCCAGGTGGATCTGGCCTGCCCCGAGGGCGAGACGGCGCTGGGCGAGGAGCGCTTCCTGGAGGCGATCCGCGCCTTCCGCGGCCGGCTGGGCCTGGACCCGGCCCTGATCGTGCCGGCGGCCGTGGAGGGGGGAGGGCTG
The sequence above is a segment of the Thermodesulfobacteriota bacterium genome. Coding sequences within it:
- a CDS encoding CoA transferase, which gives rise to MTAAALAGLKVVDLSEFRAGPYCTKLLAGFGAQVIKIERPGTGDPLRQQGPFAGDRPDPEHSIPYLWLGTGKLSLALDLTDPRGQALARRLCTTWADVVVESFAPGVLDRLGLGCQALRAESPGLVWTSITGFGQTGPYRDYQAEEMTFYALSGQMNATGDPDREPLAPGTAINQYTAGLHAYIGTLLALRHREKTGLGQQVDIAILEGGIDHIEIAVANWLHEGVASRRSKHLMVPWRDYPCQDGLATVICAPFRNWLKGAQLFEAPELLAPRFHHVRGRHLAREEVEALIAPWLATKTRQEIFQAGQARGLAFGYVASLPEVLALPQLAARGFLTPTPDGRGGIPPYAGAPFVLSATPWQQGRAPFLGEHTRPVLAGILGLTAAEIEALVAAGVAAGPVGTGGFSHPGHPSLAPPSPSGGRLGRGAAPLSHVTGGPLAGIRILDLTHSWAGPHGTRILADCGAEVIKIEYLPRLCLLRGGIVAGGMYNQRPMWRQVNRGKRSITLDLDDPRDRASFLDLVRLADVVAENSRGGVLARRGLDYTGLARVKPDIILLSMAAFGHSGPWAGYAGYGATMEALSGLATLTGYRDGSGPKRIRELDVANGICGAAAVLTALAHRDATGRGQWIDLSQLETAAHALVGEHLLEYAMTGRLPEPRGNRHRFFAPSGCYPCAGEDRWVTLAVRSDAEWQRLGEVLGEAAWAGQEHFATAAGRMARHDEIDRRLAAWTRARSPREAMTILQQAGIAAGAVSSVADLAADPHLAARGFFAPAAAGDGQRYPGNPIRLGRGGSPISWPGPDLGRDNAHVFGTLLGRPPAEIPVVREDRIGTALDP
- a CDS encoding class I SAM-dependent methyltransferase encodes the protein MELALREDLTAASPTLPLRRRHFAPVVVGGWGDAQNTYVHAMAWFQDHLYAGVTRNALNGVRPYPRSEAMAIYPVKVPDIQWDLDWRAPIWRYAPAAGTWERVFVSPMAMGSRGFPVPRQWGYRNMAVFQGRSDPAPALYAVSWGSHMGPGPHVLRSLDGCQFDEVGDEALKRIGATTLRGLVSFKGRLFTSPAARCGGTDTGTHDVPIILVSEDPACGAWHQACPPCFGDPNNIAVSVMAANGHYLYAGTMNPVAGYQIWRTAAEGPPPYRWEPVIIRGAFRGNLNEAAATLCPFRGSLYVGSGIYNLGFDRIHGVGPGMPELIRIHPDGSWELVAGEPRNTPQGVKTPLSGMGAGFNNPFVGYIWSMCEHQGCLYLGTANWSSWLLFTRDEIWDEHIARHLPSVDRDALLAHFGGFELWRSPDGARWEAVTRNGFGNPYNVGVRTMVSSPAGLFIGVVNQFGEEVAVRRTAGWRYESNRQGGVEVWLGRHDRRPARPEVVVPGRQALPWPEAQLDDYWLLLPGVSERHLGLVTRFYEGSGWHATGFWRPGGRSAREACENLLEELLAFFRQEPEGREPRYPKPEEVAAWMAARSARPWEDYQAERTALSCERVLDVGCGLGSSTGYLSRYFAADGLVGVAAGKKAAAVCRRRFPGLRFVAGRWPRLPFGRDAFDKAVCLEGLAAGGSRRRLLAEIWRVLAPGGLLALADLLRPASGNEPRSAEELAALLEEMGFQEVRVADVTSRTSERLRVQALRFFHLEAVLKGATGDEVADFLAGLPGGSGETRRFLIGCGRKGEAAPGGRPGPGSVIRGLFGRG
- a CDS encoding tetratricopeptide repeat protein, producing MDETFLPRIKRLGHGPQTRLALAVALVEQGDAAAAMAECQAVLRWSDRYALAHFVLAGIYSDLGRYDEALTSSARALAFDQGITEAHRLRSYILAETGHYPEALAERQAALALDPENALDHHRLGELQLAMGQNKAALASFREAARLNPQMAVAYFGIANAHLRHEEEEAIAALETALRISPGFPKAHLLLGDIAASRGDHGGAIRHYRDALSLNQRQAEPHFRLGELHFHLGRFPTALVEYRLALVIKPRYAPAHHRLGNVYFRLGHYDLAIRQYEAALTHNPNLAAARADTGDALLALGRWQEAIDHYRRALAQVDLACPEGETALGEERFLEAIRAFRGRLGLDPALIVPAAVEGGGLPPETLGHDERRADQRLALAMPVDVRARPGSYLGATLVNVSKHGLLLDSPEPVALGSEIEVITGLELGGQKLAARGRIVRQEDWTAGLPYRYGVALLERNEAWEQYLAETA